A genomic window from Agreia sp. COWG includes:
- a CDS encoding GNAT family N-acetyltransferase, whose product MFVEVRRAISQDAAQLARVAAVTFPLACPPHTTDEAKAAFIASHLDLASFERYLADPARDILIAEADGEAIGYTMLVFAEPSDLDVASVLTRRPSIELSKFYVMPGHHGQGVASTLMAATLDAAHSRGAAAIWLGVNEENARANRFYEKNGFERVGTKRFLVGDNYEDDFVRERAL is encoded by the coding sequence ATGTTCGTTGAGGTTCGAAGGGCCATCAGCCAAGACGCCGCTCAGCTCGCGCGCGTCGCGGCCGTCACTTTTCCGCTCGCCTGCCCTCCGCACACCACCGATGAGGCCAAGGCGGCGTTCATCGCCTCGCACCTCGACCTGGCGAGCTTCGAGAGGTACCTCGCCGACCCGGCCAGGGACATCCTGATCGCCGAGGCCGACGGGGAGGCGATCGGCTATACGATGCTGGTCTTCGCCGAGCCGAGCGATCTCGACGTAGCGTCGGTGCTCACTCGGCGGCCCTCGATCGAGCTGAGCAAGTTCTACGTCATGCCCGGCCACCACGGCCAGGGCGTTGCGTCGACCCTCATGGCCGCGACACTGGATGCCGCGCATTCGCGCGGTGCCGCCGCCATCTGGCTCGGAGTGAACGAGGAGAACGCGCGCGCCAACCGCTTCTACGAGAAGAACGGGTTCGAGCGCGTGGGTACAAAGCGCTTCCTCGTCGGCGACAACTACGAGGATGACTTCGTGCGGGAGCGCGCGCTGTAG
- a CDS encoding MFS transporter has translation MSVARRIPIWLALVAASLPMFMATLDNLVVTSALPVIHDDLGASVEDLQWITNAYTLSFAAIMPLSLTLIVGSVSTRMRPLAIGIWGGISGLGVALGPLIGGAVVEGFNWQAIFWLNVPLGILSVPLAIAALPNSFGARVRADLLGVLLAGVGVLGLVYGIVRGNDAGWTSAEVLISLIGGATLLALFVWRESRVDAPLLPLRLFSDRSFSVANVVGLTFSFGAFGSVFILIQFLQIVQGYSPLEAGVLTMPWTVAPMVVAPLAGLLAPRLGTRILIVAGLASLAIGIGWLAATMAPDAAYSTMLPGFIFAGLGMGLVFAPSSTAVLVNMAPDDHAKASGTNSTLREIGVALGIAVLTAIFVGGGGELTPTGYVDAAVPAVAAGSAALVLATLLALLLPAGRSRGIRDVTSATQEAVLSPAAR, from the coding sequence GTGTCCGTCGCCCGCCGCATTCCCATCTGGCTCGCCCTCGTGGCCGCCTCTCTGCCCATGTTCATGGCCACCCTCGACAACCTCGTCGTCACGAGCGCCCTTCCCGTCATCCACGACGATCTCGGCGCAAGCGTCGAAGACCTCCAGTGGATCACGAACGCCTACACCCTCAGCTTCGCGGCGATCATGCCCCTGTCGCTGACCCTGATCGTCGGCTCCGTCTCGACGCGCATGCGACCCCTCGCCATCGGCATCTGGGGCGGCATCTCCGGCCTCGGCGTCGCCCTCGGCCCCCTCATCGGCGGCGCCGTGGTCGAGGGCTTCAACTGGCAGGCCATCTTCTGGCTCAACGTTCCCCTCGGCATCCTCTCGGTGCCCCTCGCCATCGCCGCGCTACCCAACAGCTTCGGCGCCCGGGTGCGCGCCGATCTTCTGGGAGTGCTGCTGGCCGGCGTCGGCGTGCTCGGACTCGTCTACGGCATCGTGCGCGGCAACGACGCGGGCTGGACCAGCGCCGAGGTGCTCATCTCCCTCATCGGCGGCGCCACCCTTCTGGCCCTGTTCGTCTGGCGGGAGTCCCGGGTGGACGCACCCCTTCTGCCCCTGAGACTCTTCAGCGATCGCAGCTTCTCGGTGGCCAACGTGGTGGGGCTCACCTTCAGCTTCGGCGCCTTCGGCTCGGTGTTCATCCTCATCCAGTTCCTGCAGATCGTGCAGGGGTATTCCCCTCTCGAGGCGGGAGTGCTCACCATGCCATGGACCGTGGCCCCCATGGTCGTCGCCCCGCTCGCCGGGCTCTTGGCCCCGCGCCTCGGCACGCGCATCCTGATCGTGGCCGGCCTGGCGTCTCTCGCAATCGGCATCGGCTGGCTGGCCGCGACCATGGCTCCGGATGCCGCGTACTCCACGATGCTGCCCGGCTTCATCTTCGCGGGCCTCGGCATGGGCCTGGTCTTCGCGCCGAGCTCGACCGCGGTGCTGGTGAACATGGCCCCGGACGACCACGCCAAGGCCTCGGGAACGAACTCCACGCTGCGCGAGATCGGTGTGGCCCTGGGCATCGCCGTGCTCACCGCGATCTTCGTCGGAGGCGGCGGCGAGCTCACGCCGACCGGCTACGTGGATGCCGCGGTGCCCGCCGTCGCAGCGGGCTCGGCCGCGCTCGTGCTCGCGACCCTGCTGGCGCTGCTGCTGCCCGCGGGTCGCAGCCGGGGCATCCGCGACGTGACGTCAGCTACCCAGGAGGCCGTGCTCTCGCCGGCAGCACGGTGA
- a CDS encoding TetR/AcrR family transcriptional regulator — MTTENAPSPANSPGGSTVPSAAGKERMPAVERRELILARASEVFGTRGYAGTTTDQVAQAAGISQPYVVRMFGSKEKLFVEVLERALDKLTVSFREVIAGRDAGDYPPDELGGRLGRAYVDLIEDRGILMSLMQGFLQGHDDVVGTRARAGFLEIYRILRDEAGLGPEQVRGFLADGMLINTLLALGMPDHFADDDDATQLMTASFGDKLDAVFCAVGRPKS; from the coding sequence GTGACCACGGAAAATGCTCCGAGCCCGGCGAACTCCCCGGGCGGCTCGACGGTGCCTTCGGCTGCGGGCAAGGAGCGGATGCCGGCCGTCGAGCGTCGCGAACTGATCCTCGCCAGAGCCAGCGAGGTGTTTGGAACGCGCGGGTACGCGGGGACGACGACCGACCAGGTGGCCCAGGCGGCCGGAATCAGCCAGCCCTACGTGGTGCGCATGTTCGGCAGCAAGGAGAAGCTCTTCGTGGAGGTGCTCGAGCGGGCCCTCGACAAGCTCACGGTGTCCTTCCGCGAGGTGATCGCCGGGCGGGATGCGGGTGACTATCCGCCCGACGAGTTGGGCGGCCGACTCGGCAGGGCCTACGTCGACCTCATCGAGGATCGCGGAATTCTCATGTCACTCATGCAGGGATTTCTGCAGGGCCACGACGACGTGGTCGGCACGCGCGCCCGGGCGGGGTTTCTCGAGATCTATCGCATTTTGCGCGACGAGGCCGGGCTGGGGCCGGAGCAGGTGCGAGGCTTTCTCGCCGACGGAATGCTCATCAACACCCTGCTCGCACTCGGGATGCCCGACCACTTCGCCGACGACGACGACGCCACGCAGCTGATGACGGCGTCGTTCGGCGACAAGCTCGATGCGGTCTTCTGCGCCGTGGGGCGGCCGAAGAGCTGA
- a CDS encoding helix-turn-helix transcriptional regulator, with the protein MVRLPNTPVEIERGQRLGAALRHARADRPMLAVALEAGVSPETLRKIESGRVATPSFPTIAAIAHVVGLSLDAVWAEINAAATSGSPTPEASAATQPLAS; encoded by the coding sequence ATGGTGAGACTGCCGAACACACCCGTCGAGATCGAACGCGGACAGCGACTGGGCGCCGCGTTGCGCCACGCTCGTGCAGACCGTCCGATGCTCGCCGTGGCCCTCGAGGCGGGCGTCTCACCGGAGACCCTGCGCAAGATCGAGTCGGGTCGCGTCGCCACCCCGTCCTTTCCCACCATCGCCGCTATAGCCCATGTCGTCGGACTGTCACTCGACGCCGTCTGGGCAGAGATCAACGCCGCGGCGACGAGCGGCAGCCCGACCCCGGAAGCCAGCGCGGCCACCCAGCCGCTGGCATCCTGA
- the map gene encoding type I methionyl aminopeptidase codes for MIEILAPAEIIRARRTGSLVADILQELRTRSVVGTNLLDIDRWAKALILGAGAQSCYVDYAPSFGNGPFGHYICTAVNDAVLHGLPHDYFLADGDLLTLDLAVLLDGIAADSAISFVVGSAEAQPQSLAMIEATERALSAGIAAARPGARLGDISAAIGSVLHEAGHEVNLDYGGHGIGSTMHQDPHVANAGRPHRGYTLRSGLLLALEPWVMLDTAELITDPDGWTLRSKTGCRTAHSEHTIAITADGAEILTRPSRAHPGA; via the coding sequence ATGATCGAGATTCTGGCGCCCGCCGAGATCATCCGTGCGCGGCGAACGGGCTCGCTGGTCGCAGACATCCTCCAGGAACTCCGGACCAGGAGCGTGGTCGGCACCAACCTGCTCGACATCGATCGCTGGGCCAAGGCTCTCATCCTCGGTGCCGGGGCGCAGTCCTGCTACGTCGACTACGCGCCGTCATTCGGCAACGGGCCGTTCGGACACTACATCTGCACGGCGGTGAATGATGCCGTGCTGCACGGGCTGCCGCATGACTACTTTCTGGCCGACGGAGATCTGCTCACCCTCGACCTTGCCGTGCTGCTCGACGGCATCGCGGCAGACTCGGCCATCAGTTTCGTCGTCGGCTCAGCAGAGGCGCAGCCGCAGAGCCTGGCCATGATCGAGGCGACGGAACGCGCTCTGTCCGCGGGCATCGCTGCTGCCAGGCCGGGCGCGCGCCTCGGCGACATCTCGGCTGCGATCGGTTCCGTGCTGCACGAGGCGGGGCACGAGGTGAACCTCGACTACGGCGGACACGGCATCGGATCGACCATGCACCAAGATCCGCATGTGGCCAATGCCGGGCGGCCGCATCGTGGCTACACGCTGCGTTCTGGGCTGCTGCTCGCCCTGGAGCCCTGGGTGATGCTCGATACCGCCGAGCTGATCACCGATCCCGACGGCTGGACCCTGCGCAGCAAGACAGGCTGCCGAACGGCGCACAGCGAGCACACGATCGCCATCACCGCAGACGGAGCCGAGATTCTTACGCGGCCGAGCCGGGCGCATCCGGGGGCGTGA
- a CDS encoding RNB domain-containing ribonuclease: MTRSPLRLSDTDGDALASAIAAIRHDLALPVSFSPEVEAEAARAIAEVAEPELDLTAIAFVTIDPEGATDLDQAVHIERRAEGYLLSYAIADVPAFVIARGAVDTEARRRGQTLYAPDGRIPLHPTVISEHAASLLPGVVRSAFVWQFELGPDATVASTRLSRARIRSVRQLSYVDAQREIDEGEACETLRLLRPLGEARIELERARGGASLSRPEQVVELRDGRYTLDRRTSLPVENWNAQVSLLTGIAAAEVMLAGRIGILRTMPLPRPETIERFRRQTEALGHVWPVAMPYGQFLKTLDPANPLHAAITHAAGSLFRGAGYTAFDGEVPAQPIQAAVGAPYAHTTAPLRRLVDRFTLIVCEALLSGSVPPQWVREALPTLPGIMSASDSLASRLDNRSIAAVEAALLSARVSEVFDASVISAKESRGTIQLTDPAVDAECTGALVPGARVRVRLVEADIATGTVRFELVTPPDAPGSAA; encoded by the coding sequence GTGACCCGATCCCCGCTCCGGCTGTCCGACACCGACGGCGACGCGCTCGCCTCGGCCATCGCCGCCATCAGGCACGATCTGGCGCTGCCGGTCTCCTTTTCGCCCGAGGTCGAGGCCGAGGCCGCTCGAGCCATCGCCGAGGTCGCAGAGCCCGAGCTCGATCTCACCGCCATCGCCTTCGTGACGATCGATCCTGAGGGCGCCACCGACCTCGACCAGGCCGTGCACATAGAGCGGCGCGCAGAAGGCTATCTGCTGAGTTACGCGATCGCCGATGTTCCAGCCTTCGTGATTGCCCGGGGTGCGGTCGACACCGAGGCGAGGCGGCGCGGACAGACCCTCTACGCACCCGATGGCCGCATCCCGCTTCATCCGACGGTGATCAGCGAGCACGCGGCGTCGCTCCTGCCCGGCGTCGTGCGCAGCGCCTTCGTCTGGCAATTCGAGCTGGGGCCGGATGCCACGGTCGCGTCGACCCGGCTGTCGCGCGCGCGCATCCGCAGTGTGAGGCAGCTCTCGTATGTCGACGCCCAGCGCGAGATCGATGAGGGCGAGGCGTGCGAGACCCTAAGGCTGCTGCGACCCCTGGGCGAGGCACGCATCGAACTCGAGCGGGCAAGGGGCGGCGCGAGTCTCTCGCGTCCGGAGCAGGTCGTCGAGCTGCGCGACGGGCGCTACACGCTCGACAGGCGCACATCGCTGCCGGTCGAGAACTGGAACGCCCAGGTCTCGCTGCTCACGGGGATAGCCGCCGCAGAGGTCATGCTCGCGGGGCGCATCGGCATCCTGCGCACGATGCCTCTGCCACGGCCCGAGACCATCGAGCGTTTTCGACGCCAGACGGAGGCACTCGGGCATGTATGGCCTGTGGCCATGCCCTACGGGCAATTCTTGAAGACCCTCGACCCGGCCAACCCGCTGCACGCCGCGATCACCCACGCAGCAGGGTCGCTCTTTCGGGGCGCCGGCTACACCGCGTTCGACGGGGAGGTTCCGGCGCAGCCCATCCAGGCAGCGGTGGGGGCACCGTATGCGCACACGACCGCCCCTCTGCGCAGGCTCGTCGATCGATTCACGCTCATCGTGTGCGAGGCACTGCTCTCTGGCTCGGTTCCGCCGCAGTGGGTGCGCGAGGCCCTGCCGACCCTCCCCGGCATCATGTCGGCGTCAGACTCGCTCGCCTCTCGGCTCGACAATCGGTCGATCGCTGCCGTCGAGGCGGCGTTGCTGTCGGCCCGGGTGTCAGAGGTCTTCGACGCATCGGTGATCTCGGCGAAAGAGTCGCGAGGAACGATCCAGCTGACCGACCCCGCCGTCGACGCCGAGTGCACGGGAGCGCTCGTGCCGGGCGCGCGCGTACGGGTTCGCCTCGTCGAGGCCGATATCGCGACGGGCACGGTGCGCTTCGAGCTCGTCACGCCCCCGGATGCGCCCGGCTCGGCCGCGTAA
- a CDS encoding NADP-dependent oxidoreductase encodes MQAAVIDAPGASDALHLAEMATPVRVNSEVLVRVSAAGINPIDAKTRAGKGVAAAIPFYPFVIGNDFCGVVVESPYEGHPLKPGDEVYGVSSAPRALGSYAQYVSVPSMQVTRKPRRLTPIEAAAVPTAALTAWGLVVDVAKAHEGQRMLIHAGAGGVGHLAVQLASYFGARVVATASGPNVGWVRELGAEHVVDHSTSRFEDEVSDLDVVIDLVGNTHDDTGTRSLSALRHGGLIINVPTGSWPGFTAEAAAAGVRATTYKMSPDAACLAVISRLIDSGDLHVHVSEIFPLEDAAEAHAMLERGHTRGKIVLQMP; translated from the coding sequence ATGCAGGCCGCGGTGATCGACGCCCCCGGCGCGAGCGATGCGCTGCACCTCGCAGAGATGGCCACCCCTGTGCGGGTGAACTCCGAAGTGCTCGTGCGCGTGTCCGCGGCGGGCATCAACCCCATCGACGCCAAGACACGAGCCGGCAAGGGTGTGGCCGCAGCCATCCCCTTCTACCCGTTCGTGATCGGCAACGACTTCTGCGGCGTCGTCGTCGAGAGCCCCTACGAGGGCCATCCCCTGAAGCCCGGCGACGAGGTCTATGGCGTCAGCTCGGCACCGCGAGCGCTCGGATCGTACGCCCAATACGTCTCGGTGCCCAGCATGCAGGTCACACGCAAGCCACGAAGACTCACGCCGATCGAGGCGGCCGCCGTTCCGACGGCCGCCCTCACCGCATGGGGTCTCGTCGTCGACGTCGCCAAGGCCCACGAGGGACAGCGGATGCTCATCCACGCCGGCGCCGGGGGCGTCGGTCACCTGGCGGTGCAGCTCGCCAGCTACTTCGGAGCCCGAGTGGTGGCGACCGCATCCGGCCCGAACGTGGGGTGGGTGCGGGAGCTCGGTGCCGAGCATGTGGTCGACCACTCGACGAGTCGGTTCGAAGACGAGGTCTCCGATCTCGACGTCGTGATCGACCTGGTGGGCAACACCCACGACGACACGGGGACCCGCTCGCTGTCGGCGCTGCGGCACGGCGGGCTCATCATCAACGTTCCCACCGGCAGCTGGCCCGGCTTCACCGCAGAGGCGGCGGCGGCGGGGGTTCGCGCTACGACCTACAAGATGTCGCCCGATGCAGCCTGCCTCGCGGTGATCTCCCGGCTCATCGACTCCGGCGACCTGCACGTGCACGTCTCCGAGATCTTTCCGCTCGAAGACGCGGCCGAGGCGCACGCGATGCTGGAACGCGGTCACACCCGCGGCAAGATCGTGCTGCAGATGCCGTAG
- a CDS encoding DUF998 domain-containing protein codes for MQTKPRLRREGGHGYHSIIVISRPLIVLSPATGRALLVLAAVAVAAGRGLLLSARVAAGRFIYVSELGADGEPTAWAFRWALMLIAAGAIVVAASSTHLRSRVRVLSAWAPSLSLVVAGVAFAVASQVTCTTGCPLPVGSTFTWQDFSHTVVAVLGFAAACVAMLQIATARDHPGLARLSLFSAVSVAVVAGAGGILSLARFMTQLGGVLEFVATTLALMWLAALAVALAFAAPGTDPIEKMPGDSRRRVSAEAG; via the coding sequence ATGCAAACAAAACCCCGGCTTCGTCGAGAAGGCGGGCACGGGTACCATTCGATCATCGTTATCTCGCGCCCCCTCATCGTCTTGTCGCCGGCCACCGGCCGTGCTCTGCTCGTGCTGGCCGCCGTCGCTGTCGCGGCGGGACGGGGCCTGCTGCTGTCCGCCCGCGTCGCGGCCGGCCGCTTCATCTACGTGAGCGAGTTGGGTGCGGATGGCGAGCCGACGGCGTGGGCGTTCCGCTGGGCGCTGATGCTGATAGCCGCAGGGGCCATCGTCGTCGCGGCCTCGAGCACGCACCTTCGCTCGCGGGTCCGCGTGCTCTCGGCGTGGGCGCCGTCACTCTCTCTGGTGGTCGCAGGTGTCGCGTTCGCCGTCGCCTCGCAGGTGACGTGCACCACCGGATGCCCGCTGCCCGTCGGCTCGACGTTCACCTGGCAGGATTTCTCCCACACCGTCGTCGCCGTGCTCGGATTCGCCGCCGCCTGCGTGGCCATGCTGCAGATCGCCACGGCGAGAGATCATCCCGGGCTCGCGCGGCTCTCGCTGTTCTCCGCCGTCTCGGTGGCCGTCGTGGCCGGTGCCGGCGGCATCCTGTCTCTCGCCCGATTCATGACGCAGCTCGGCGGCGTGCTCGAGTTCGTGGCCACGACGCTGGCGCTGATGTGGCTCGCGGCGCTCGCCGTGGCACTGGCCTTCGCCGCACCGGGGACCGACCCGATCGAGAAGATGCCCGGCGACAGCAGGCGGAGGGTCAGCGCTGAGGCCGGATGA
- a CDS encoding YqaJ viral recombinase family protein: MQPTLSFPWEEQRPERPAHLDRLVADGTNRVEWLRARSRGVTATDVARLTGPHNLASAAYDKINGTGFGGNIFTDHGKDREPHIARYVRAMFGVLPSSSLFHAEGEKRHLATPDGVVVTKNGTVELAEIKTTNKAWRSIPRHYLRQVWWQQYVLGAERTIVVWEQHDNFIPVDPDPQSRWVDRDENEIARLVTLADKLLDLIRPQR, from the coding sequence ATGCAACCGACCCTCTCCTTCCCGTGGGAAGAGCAGAGGCCAGAGCGGCCGGCTCACCTCGATCGGCTCGTGGCCGACGGCACCAACCGCGTCGAGTGGCTGCGTGCCCGCAGCCGAGGGGTCACGGCCACCGACGTCGCGCGCCTCACCGGCCCGCACAACCTCGCCTCGGCGGCCTACGACAAGATCAACGGAACGGGCTTCGGCGGCAACATCTTCACCGACCACGGCAAAGACCGAGAGCCGCACATCGCGCGTTACGTGCGCGCCATGTTCGGAGTTCTGCCCAGCTCGTCGCTCTTTCATGCGGAGGGCGAGAAGCGCCACCTGGCGACGCCCGACGGTGTGGTCGTCACGAAGAACGGCACGGTCGAACTGGCCGAGATCAAGACCACGAACAAGGCCTGGCGCTCGATCCCCCGACACTATCTGCGGCAGGTCTGGTGGCAGCAGTACGTGCTCGGCGCAGAACGCACCATCGTGGTGTGGGAGCAGCATGACAACTTCATTCCCGTCGATCCAGACCCGCAGAGCCGCTGGGTCGATCGCGACGAGAACGAGATCGCTCGCCTCGTGACGCTCGCCGACAAGCTACTCGACCTCATCCGGCCTCAGCGCTGA
- a CDS encoding NAD(P)-dependent oxidoreductase, with protein sequence MRIALTGGSGKLGSVVLPYLRERGHTVTNFDVVGERGEGFVRIDLANYGDVVDAFHGVDDGPDGFDAIVHLAAVPAPGIRSDVATFENNMLGTYHVFKAAERAGITNIVYASSETVLGLPFDAPPPYIPVDEQYAARPESTYSLVKHLEETMAIELTRWNPELKIVALRFSNVMHVSDYAEFPSFDADATVRKWNLWGYIDARDGAQAVLKALEWQHAGFDRFIIASPDTVMSRENAELVAEVFPGVETRGDLHNNNTLLSIDKARRLLGYDPKHSWRD encoded by the coding sequence ATGCGTATTGCCCTGACCGGCGGTTCTGGAAAGCTGGGCAGCGTCGTGCTGCCGTACCTGCGCGAGCGGGGCCACACCGTGACCAACTTCGATGTCGTCGGCGAGCGCGGAGAGGGCTTCGTGCGCATCGACCTGGCGAACTACGGAGACGTTGTGGATGCCTTCCACGGCGTCGACGACGGGCCCGACGGTTTCGACGCGATCGTGCACCTGGCGGCGGTGCCGGCCCCGGGCATCCGGAGCGACGTGGCGACGTTCGAGAACAACATGCTCGGCACCTATCACGTGTTCAAGGCGGCGGAGAGGGCCGGCATCACGAACATCGTCTACGCATCTTCCGAGACCGTGCTCGGCCTGCCTTTCGATGCGCCGCCGCCCTACATCCCCGTCGACGAGCAGTACGCCGCGCGGCCCGAGAGCACCTACTCGCTGGTGAAGCACCTCGAGGAGACGATGGCGATCGAGCTCACGCGGTGGAACCCCGAGCTCAAGATCGTGGCGCTGCGCTTCTCGAACGTCATGCACGTGTCCGACTACGCGGAGTTCCCTTCGTTCGACGCCGATGCCACGGTGCGCAAGTGGAACCTGTGGGGCTACATCGATGCCCGCGACGGCGCCCAGGCCGTGCTCAAGGCACTCGAGTGGCAGCACGCGGGCTTCGACCGCTTCATCATCGCCTCGCCCGACACGGTGATGAGCCGAGAGAATGCCGAGCTCGTGGCAGAGGTGTTCCCCGGCGTCGAGACCAGGGGCGACCTGCACAACAACAACACATTGCTCTCGATCGATAAGGCCCGCCGCCTGCTGGGCTACGACCCGAAACACAGCTGGCGCGACTGA
- a CDS encoding ABC transporter ATP-binding protein — protein sequence MYQLSNVTKTYTKSKKTVTALTGVTLTIPQGQMVAIQGPTGGGKSTLLQMLGALDRPTSGEVRLGDSTLSKLGDSALAHIRAKQIGFVFQGFNLIPTLTARENVETALAPLDLSGAERTSRAAAALESVGLGERMQHLPAELSGGQQQRVAIARAIVKNPEVLLADEPTGSLDEQTRDEIMELLEGIWREKQLTLIIVTHDSAVAKRAERRLHIKNGTVQDI from the coding sequence ATGTATCAACTGAGCAACGTCACGAAGACCTACACCAAGTCGAAAAAGACCGTCACGGCGCTGACGGGGGTCACCCTCACGATCCCGCAGGGGCAGATGGTGGCCATCCAGGGGCCGACGGGCGGCGGAAAGTCGACGCTGCTGCAGATGCTCGGCGCGCTGGACCGGCCAACGTCAGGCGAGGTGAGGCTCGGCGATTCGACCCTGTCGAAGCTGGGCGACAGTGCCCTCGCCCACATCAGGGCGAAGCAGATCGGCTTCGTCTTCCAGGGGTTCAACCTCATCCCCACCCTGACTGCCCGCGAGAACGTCGAGACGGCGCTCGCTCCGCTCGACCTCTCCGGCGCGGAGCGAACATCGCGCGCCGCTGCCGCCCTCGAATCCGTCGGGCTGGGCGAGCGCATGCAGCACCTGCCCGCCGAGCTCTCGGGCGGCCAGCAGCAGCGCGTCGCTATCGCGCGGGCCATCGTCAAGAACCCCGAGGTACTGCTCGCCGACGAGCCGACGGGCAGCCTCGACGAGCAGACGCGCGACGAGATCATGGAGCTGCTCGAGGGCATCTGGCGCGAGAAACAGCTGACGCTCATCATCGTCACGCACGACTCCGCCGTGGCGAAGCGCGCCGAACGACGCCTGCACATCAAGAACGGAACGGTACAGGACATCTGA
- a CDS encoding ABC transporter permease: MFATYLRRELVNRRKQTVIIAIGMALAIALVIIVNSVAAGVKDAQARVLGGVYGVGTDVTISKAATPPTAGGTPGQRFDFGSGAGATADGTTAVSTSRLEADRGTTTFDSSALGTVTGVDGVSKAAGVLALTNTTFDGKLPERREAGTDTATGGATAGSSAAAAPPAGGPDGSGGSSFNVDSFTVLGFDASADAVGPLSAVTLTQGRTLTAADAGTDVAVLDSTYASTASLTVGGTIDVGGTTFQIVGLVSSSSGDASTASNVYIPLDVAQTLSGQAGKLSSVYVQATSASDIASIKTALQAALPTNTISTQDDLAASVSGSLSTASSLVTNLGTWLSIIVLAAAFLIAILFTISGVTRRTREFGTLKAIGWSNRRITGQVAGESLVQGLIGGVAGIAIGLVGVLVVNIIAPTLSAGATSQASGRTGRLAEAAGATGPGGGPGSAGFGGSTQAMATTDVVLNAPVTVSVILITVGLAVAGGLLAGAIGGWRASRLRPAEALRAVA; this comes from the coding sequence ATGTTCGCCACCTATCTCAGGCGAGAACTCGTCAACAGGCGAAAGCAGACAGTCATCATCGCCATCGGCATGGCGCTGGCCATCGCCCTCGTCATCATCGTCAACTCCGTCGCGGCCGGGGTCAAGGACGCCCAGGCGAGGGTTCTCGGTGGCGTCTACGGGGTGGGTACAGACGTCACGATCTCGAAGGCGGCCACTCCCCCCACCGCAGGGGGAACGCCCGGCCAGCGATTCGACTTCGGCTCGGGCGCCGGGGCGACGGCCGATGGAACAACGGCCGTCAGCACATCACGCCTCGAAGCTGACCGCGGTACGACGACATTCGACTCGAGCGCGCTCGGTACGGTCACGGGTGTCGACGGGGTTTCGAAGGCCGCGGGGGTGCTCGCCCTGACGAACACGACGTTCGACGGCAAGCTGCCCGAGCGTAGAGAGGCGGGAACCGACACTGCCACCGGCGGCGCCACGGCAGGTTCTTCCGCCGCCGCGGCTCCGCCGGCAGGCGGACCCGACGGTTCAGGCGGCTCCTCGTTCAACGTCGATTCCTTTACTGTCCTCGGCTTCGACGCGTCCGCCGACGCGGTCGGCCCCCTGTCGGCCGTGACCCTCACGCAGGGCCGCACCCTCACCGCGGCCGACGCGGGAACCGACGTCGCTGTGCTCGACAGCACCTACGCGTCGACGGCGAGCCTTACGGTCGGCGGCACGATCGATGTCGGCGGAACCACCTTCCAGATCGTCGGCCTCGTCTCCTCCTCGAGCGGAGACGCATCCACGGCGTCGAACGTCTATATCCCCCTCGACGTGGCCCAGACATTGAGCGGCCAGGCCGGCAAACTGTCGAGCGTCTATGTGCAGGCGACCTCGGCGAGCGACATCGCGAGCATCAAGACCGCGCTTCAAGCGGCGCTGCCCACGAACACCATCAGCACGCAGGATGATCTCGCGGCGAGCGTCTCCGGGTCGCTGTCGACCGCGTCGAGCCTCGTGACCAACCTCGGCACCTGGCTCTCGATCATCGTTCTGGCGGCAGCCTTCCTGATCGCCATCCTGTTCACCATCTCGGGCGTCACGCGGCGAACGCGAGAATTCGGAACACTGAAAGCCATCGGCTGGAGCAATCGCCGAATCACCGGCCAGGTCGCGGGCGAATCGCTCGTGCAGGGCCTCATCGGTGGCGTCGCCGGCATCGCGATCGGCCTCGTCGGGGTGCTCGTGGTGAACATCATCGCGCCGACACTGAGCGCAGGCGCCACCAGCCAGGCATCCGGTCGGACCGGCAGGCTCGCCGAAGCCGCAGGAGCGACAGGACCGGGCGGCGGCCCCGGCAGCGCCGGTTTCGGCGGCAGCACCCAGGCGATGGCGACGACCGATGTCGTTCTGAACGCACCCGTGACGGTCTCGGTCATCCTGATCACCGTGGGCCTCGCCGTGGCGGGTGGCCTCCTCGCCGGAGCGATCGGTGGCTGGCGGGCCTCGCGACTTCGTCCTGCCGAGGCACTGCGCGCCGTCGCCTAG